AGCGGCTTTGGCTCACCTTATAACAGCGGCCTCACCAACCCCGCTCTGCAGCCCTTCTCAGGCTACAATCCAGCCCTCACCCCGGGCAGCACCAATTCCAACTATCAGAACAACAACACTGGCTGGCGTCTCGCCGCCTTCGAGCAGATGATGGCCATGAGCCACGGCAACCTCTTCGATCAGGGGTATGTCAACGTCGCCAAAAACGCCCGCGTCACCGAAGGCCTCGTCGGCAGCGCCCTCGCCGTCACAGATACCGGCGGAGGCAACACCGCACTCGACACCTTTTTCACCAATGCCTTCAACGGCACCGGCATCAACGGCCTCACCGAAGACTTCGCCCGCCAGATGAAAATGGTCGCTCGCCTCATCATCGGCAACAGTGTGCTAAAAAACAAACGCCAGGTCTTCTTCGTCCAGCTCGGCGGTTGGGACACCCACACCTCCCAGATTCCCACCCTCAACGATGTGGCCCGCACCGATCAAAGCTACTACCGCCTCGTCCGCCTCCTCTCCTGCTCCATCAAAGGCTTCTACGACAGCGTCAACAGCGTGCCCGGCCTCTGGAATGACGTCATGGCCTTCACCGCCTCCGACTTCACCCGCACCTTCACGCCTAACAAAACAGATGCCACAGGCGGTTCCGATCACGGCTGGGGCGGCCACATGATGGTCATGGGCGGTGCCGTGAAGGGCAAACGCATCTTCGGCACCTTCCCGAATCTTACCGTCAATGGCGGCATCGACGTCCAGGGCAACCGCGGCCGCTGGATCCCCTCCACCTCCGTGGACCAGTACGCCGCCGTCATCGCCAAATGGTTCGGCGTCAGCCCCGGCCAGATGAGCGCCGTCTTCCCCAACCTCGCCCGCTTCACCGATCCCTTCAGCCCCGCCGCCAAGCTCGACTTTGTGGACTACACGGCCTGATTCGTCCGTATATACTGGTCCATGTCCGCCTTCCCCAAGCGTCCAGGCCCCTACATCCTTGTCCTGCTTCTCGCCGTCCTGGTCATCCTCACCTACTGGATGACCAAGGCCCTGACGGACCCCGCCATCCTCCGCGCCGCTGTGCAAAGCAAGGCTGCCCGCGAACGCCAGCCCGAGCCTGTCGCCCCGCTGCCACCGGCCGCCCCCACACCTCCGCCGAACGAAGAGCTGGACCCCGTCATCGCCTCCATGCACCAGGAGATGACTCAGCCCGAAACACCTCCGGAACGCGAACTCGAAATCATCCAAGAGCTCATCTCCCTCCACCAGCGTGGCGTGGGCAATGGCACCTTCGGGGACAATGGCGACGTCACCCGTTCCCTCATCGGCGAATCCGGCAAAGGCGCCTGGCTCCCCCGCCAGTCTCCCCGCATCCGCGACGGCCTCCTGCTCGACCGCTGGGGCTCCCCCTATTGGTTCCACCCAAACTCCGGTAACCAGATCGAGATCCGCTCCGCCGGCCCCGACAAAGACCTCTTTTCGCCCGACGACATCATCCTCAACGGCAGCCCCGCCGGCTTCGGCGCCACACCCACGCAGCCCGAGCCATAGCCGGCAGAACTGCCCTGGGATCAAAGATCCCAAGCCAGCCAAAGCACCTTCGATTCATACCTTCCCCCGATAAGCTTCGGTGGAAAATCTGCCCAGGCCAAACGGTTCAAGGCGCGATGACGTCTCGCCATCTTCATGGCCCCACGCTCTCGCGGCCTCCATTGAGATAGAGATCCCCCTACCCCAAACTCAAATGCCCCGCTCCCATTTAACAAGGAAACGGGGCACTCAAAAAACTTCGGATCAGTAGCTCTTCGCAAAGACCACGCGCTTCTGGCTCGGCTTGCCCGTCAGGAAGCACTTCCCTTCTTCGGCAAACTCGTCGCTCAGCGGCACGCAGCGGATCGTGACTTTCATCTCCTTCGCGATCTTGTCCTCCTCCTCATTGCTGCCTGCCCAGTGCATCAGCGCAAAGCCGCCCGGACCGCTGTCGGCAAAGAAAGCCTGGAATTCTTCAAGCGTGTCCATCTTCTTCATGTTCGCATCGCGCATCTCCGTAGCACGAGCCAGTAACGCGTCCTGGATCTCCTGCAGCTTCTCGGTCACATCGCGGAGGAAGTCTTCCTTGCCCACGATCTCCTTCGCCTTCGGCCCCTGGTCGCGGCGGCACACCGCCACGCTGCGGCTGGTGATGTCCCGCGGCCCCATTTCGACACGCAGAGGCACGCCTTTTTTGATCCATTCCCAGTTCTTCGCCCCGCCCTGCAGATCGCGTTTGTCCACATGCACGCGCAGCGACTCGCCGTGGAAGGTCTGCGTGCGCAGCGTCTTCGCCAGCGCCTCGCAGGCATCGATGACTTCCTGGCGCGTGTCCGGCTTCGGCGTAACCGGAAGGATGACAATCTGGTAAGGCGACATCCGCGGCGGCATGATCACCCCGTCATCATCGCCATGCGCCATGATCAGCGTGCCGATCAGGCGCGTGCTCATACCCCAGCTCGTCGTGTGGGCAAA
This is a stretch of genomic DNA from Prosthecobacter algae. It encodes these proteins:
- a CDS encoding DUF1501 domain-containing protein — protein: MNPFLRKTPDRSQPNRRDFMLQSGAASLGVTSVVNSIAQLKLVGAAAAQGAGSDYKALICIFLNGGTDTNNILIPVSGGAGTARGHYESGRGIPTYAGGTGGIAIPLADITAAGTQLNPDNPPSEYEHASGYIPADGNGNRFAVHPGATHLKSIFDAGHLAFICNVGTLTQPNVTRANFNSLPASQKPPQLFSHSDQQVQWQSSVPDRPFTSGWGGRIADILDGVHNIDPESLSMSVSVNGINSFQKGIQQQPYVMGSTGVSSYSGFGSPYNSGLTNPALQPFSGYNPALTPGSTNSNYQNNNTGWRLAAFEQMMAMSHGNLFDQGYVNVAKNARVTEGLVGSALAVTDTGGGNTALDTFFTNAFNGTGINGLTEDFARQMKMVARLIIGNSVLKNKRQVFFVQLGGWDTHTSQIPTLNDVARTDQSYYRLVRLLSCSIKGFYDSVNSVPGLWNDVMAFTASDFTRTFTPNKTDATGGSDHGWGGHMMVMGGAVKGKRIFGTFPNLTVNGGIDVQGNRGRWIPSTSVDQYAAVIAKWFGVSPGQMSAVFPNLARFTDPFSPAAKLDFVDYTA